From Quercus robur chromosome 8, dhQueRobu3.1, whole genome shotgun sequence:
TCATGCTTGTTGATCTGGGTCGAAATGATGTTGGAAAGGTTTCTCTAATTAACTCATCCTAATCAGTCTCTCTTAAGATTCTCCTCTTATGTTTTTGCAAGAAAGGGTGCATGTGACTTTTCGTTTTAATGTTAGCTGCATATATAAAACTGGTATTGGTGACAAAGATTCTTGGTGTAGGTCTCAAAAAATGGTTCGGTGAAGGTGGAAAAGCTTATGAATGTTGAACGGTATTCCCATGTGATGCACATAAGCTCCACGGTGAGAATTTGCTTTTATTGTGTCTGTTGTTGGTTCAATAGGAGCATGAAAATGTTTGTTTCTTATAGAGAATGATTATCTGCAATCATGCATAACAATAACATGTTACTATGTCATTTCCTTCCATAACTTGATATCGATTTAGGACAGAAAATGAAGACGATCCTTTTCCTGGGTTTCATATAGCTTCTAAATGCTCCATTATCAAAGAAAATCTTTAAAAGCATTACAAAGCAATGCACAAAATAgatttataatgaaaaaaaaattgtgcttaTTTATCTAATGCAGGTTACGGGAGAGTTAAATGATGATCTCACTTGCTGGGATGCTCTGCGTGCTGCATTGCCTGTTGGAACCGTTAGTGGAGCACCcaaggtttttattttcatcacttGTTTCCCTTCTTTTCATTTGCCACTTTGCTTCATTTTTAGTTCTAATAATTCAAAGGCAAAGTACTGCCAAAACATTAGGCTGTTATAGGAGATTTGAGATCACAATTTCCATGAGTATTCCATGTTATGCTCCATCAATCGCAGTCTGTCACAagtccttaatttttttccccctaaagtAAGCAAATTTTAGATTGGAAAAATCATACACgataaaattaacaatttttctTATTTGCCCAGGTGAGAGCCATGGAAATAATTGACAACCTGGAAGTAACAAGGCGTGGCCCATATAGTGGTGGGTTCGGTAGTGTATCTTTCTCTGGGGACATGGATATTGCTCTAGCTTTGAGGACAATGGTATTCCCTACAGGAAATCGATATAACACAATGTACTCTTATAACAAGGATGGAACCAAGCGCCAGGAATGGATTGCTAACCTTCAAACTGGTGCTGGTATAGTGGCTGACAGTAATCctgatgatgaacaacaagaaTGTCAGAACAAAGCTGCTGGTCTTGCTCGTGCCATTGACTTGGCCGAATCTGCTTTTCTTGATAAATGAGGTTCAGTTTTAGCTGTGCCAATGTAGGTGTTCATTTGGGCTGAGTTGTAACTAGAATATCAATAATTTTGgactatttactatttaattagaattttgatAAAAGTATTTGAGTGAATTGTGATGTTTTCATTTCTGGTTCAGCTAGTCTTTGGATTTTTAATTGGTTGAAAGTtggttaaaatataattttattaaataaataaataaactaaaaatctaaagaaaatttAGACATGAATCAAGGAAATAATGAAGTGACAAACAGAgcggaaaatttaaaaatcttgcAGTGTGTCAAACACGGTGGAATTGTGGAAATGATCATGATCCAAAATTCATCCAATGTGTTAAAGGCAACGTAGCAAACAGGGCAAGAAGATTTAATATCTTGTGAAGGTCAAACACGGTGGAAAACTATTTGCTCCTAACATCTGGTGTGAAACTAATAAACCGTCCAAAGCTGCAAGCATCCAAATTCAAACGTGAAATTATTAAGATCATTAATTAAGAGCTCTCCAACATTTAACACTTATTAAGCCTATACAACAACAAGAattcaacaacaaaaccttagtttcaaaatttgggatcGGTTATGGATCTTTGACGGATTAGATTGGATTGGTCACATGAattcttttttctcaattttattctttttgaagTCATGTTCTCTATTACTTCCCTAATTAACATGTTATTTAATtacttatattaattttaattgacatgctttttttttattacttttatggATTAAGtctagaaaaattataaattagacaaagtttagttacaattcccattaaaaaaaattaacaagactacatattttgaaaatgtaaccattagattatatgttttttatgttcttattaatacacatgtcaaactttttttttaacataattgTACACTACAGAGACTTGAAATATAAACATATGATTAATAACCTAACTAGTAACTATTGATCTTTCCTTGTTATGAATGAAATTGGAATCAAAACCACCCAACCATCCAAATTGTCATGTTCATATAATTAGGCAATGAAATTGGTAACAAAACCACCCCACCATCTAGATTTTCACGTTGATATAATTAGGCAATGAAAATAGATACAAAATCACCCCACCATCCAACTtgtcattaatatatatatataacttttaaagGGACTTTTCCTATTTGGACTgaacatttttttggtttcaaaatacCTTTACAACCTACGTTTAAGTAGGGGTAAAACTTGGTAAAAATGCTTCTTTAACTCTCACATAAAACACTAtctacaaaataaaaccacactCCCAGTTCACTCAAGTTGGTTTTCAAACTCAAATTGCTTCTTCTTTAGTTCTCCAATTCTCTCaattttgtgttaatatttttttcaccattattatcattttttctaCTTGCTCTGCTCAAATTTGCTCTTTCTCAGCCATATGTGTATGACAATGGACATTAAAGCTGTGTCTACTAGCCTGAGAACCACTTGGGGATTCTCTCTAATAAAGCAGTGTATATTAGCCATAGATTTCACACTTTAGTTACATGAATGATCTGGTAGTACAAGTAgacccccccctcccccccaatcgtgtttccaaataaaaagttgtttttatttattcaatcaGGAAATTTTGTTACCATATGGCAAACATAAAAGTACTACTTTTGAAGAAATCAGATTGTGAGTGATCAACAAGTTTATGACAAAATAGTTTCAATTTAGACATGAACTAAGGATATAGTAAAGTGACAAACAGAgtggaaatttttaaaattttgcagtGTCAAACACGGTGGAAAATGATCATGGTTCAAAGTTCATCCAATGTAGAAAAGGCAACGTAGCAAGCAGGGCAGGAAAATTTAATATCTTGTGACGTGTCAAATACGGTGGAAAATTATTTGCCTTAGATTTCACACTTTAGTTACATGAATGATCTGGTAGTACAAGTAGATTCTAAGTTACTTTGTCCAacaccaccaccccccccccccccccccccccccccccccccccccccccccccgtgTTTCCAAATAAAAAGTAGTTTTTATTTCTTCAATCAGGAAATTTTGTTACCATATGGCAAACATAACTAGGTActacttttgaaaaaatcagATTGTGAGTGATCAACAAGTTTATGACAAAATAGTTTCAATTTAGACATGAACTAAGGATATAGTAAAGTGACAAACAGAgtggaaatttttaaaattttgcagtGTCAAACACGGTGGAAAATGATCATGGTTCAAAGTTCATCCAATGTAGAAAAGGCAACGTAGCAAGCAGGTCAGGAAAATTTAATATCTTGTGAAGTGTCAAATACGGTGGAAAATTATTTGCTTCTAACATTTGGTGTGAAACTAATATCACCGTCCAAGGCTCCAAGCATCCAAATTCAAACGGTGAAATTATTAAGATCATTAATTAAAAGCCCTCCCGTTCAAGAGTGAATTACCCATTTTCATCCAAATATATCACCAGCTTCCTTCTCCAAACCAAATGACGCTTCACCAATACAATTTGTGTGCATCATCATCTTATTCCATATACCTTCATCTGAtgactcttttctttctcatttgccTAGTCTGCTTGCAACCCACCATTACAGCTGCTGCTCCAACAAATGAGACTGATCGTTTTGCTTTGCTCAAATTCAAAGAATCTATACCTCAGGATCCCTCTAACATATTGAGCTCATGGAATGACTCTACGCACTTCTGCAATTGGCTAGGAGTCAAATGCGGCCATCGGCACCAAAGAGTCAGAGTCTTAGACCTACAAGGCTACAAGTTACGTGGAACTCTATCACCTTACATCGGCAACCTCAGCTTTCTAAGGTCCATCTTCCTCCAGACTAATAGCTTCTATGGTAAAATTCCACAAGAAATTGGTCATTTATTCCGACTGCAACAACTCTATCTTACCAATAACACATTGGAAGGGGAAATACCATCCAGCTTGTCCAACTGCTCCAATCTCAGGCTCTTAGATATTCTGGGAAATAAGCTTAAAGGGAAGATTCCAACTAAGCTAGGCTCTTTGATGAACCTCAAAATACTTCAGTTTGGCGATAACAATTTGGTAGGAGGGATCCCACCTTCTCTAGGAAATCTTTCTTCACTCACACAATTTCGTGTAGCATACAATAATTTGGTGGGAAACATTCCAGATGCCATAGGCCAATTAAGTGGCTTAGTAGTTTTCGCAATTACGAGTAATAAATTGTCAGGTACGATCCCTTCCTCTCTTTACAATATGTCATCTCTCCAAATCTTTTCAGTTACAAACAACCAACTTAATGGCACACTTCCAGCCAACATAGGCCTAAATCTTCCAAGTCtccaatttttctattttggtttaaaTGAGTTCTCTGGGCCAATCCCTACTTCATTATGCAATGCAACTCAGCTTCAACGAATTAGTTTATCTTCGAACAAGTTTTTGGGATCAGTTCCAACAAATTTGGGAAATCTACTGAATCTTTTATTGCTTAATTTGAGTAAAAATTATTTAGGAAAGAGCCTCCATTTCATAACATCGCTGACAAACTGTAGTAGACTTCAAACATTAGATTTAAAACTAAACCAATTTGATGGTGTTCTGCCCAATGTTGTATCAAACTTGTCCATCCAACTCACTAGATTATATCTTGGAAAAAATGAAATATCTGGAACTATTCCTGGATCATTGGCAAATCTCTTTAACTTAATTATCTTGGGCTTAAATGATAATCACTTCACTGGCGTCATTCCTACTACTTTTGGGAAGTTTGAGAAGATGCAAGCATTGGGTTTATATGGAAATAGATTGTCAGGAGAAATACCAGCCTCCATAGACAACCTTACTCAATTATTCACACTTGTATTAAGTGAAAACAGATTGGAAGGAACCATACCCCCAACTATAGTAAACTGCAAAAATTTGCAAATCTTGGCCATTTCACAAAATAACCTTAATGGATCCATACCCCAGCTGCTTATTGGTACTTCTTCGTTACCACTAGTACGCCTCGATTTATCTCACAACTCATTCACGGGCAAACTACCATTTGAAGTAggtaatttgaaaaatatcaaCCAAATGGATATCTCTAACAATAATTTGTCTGGTGAAATTCCTACATCGATAGGAAATTGTTTGAACTTGGAATATCTTTACCTGCAAGCAAATTCCTTTCATGGTGCCATACCATCATCTATGGCTTCTTTGAAAGGTCTTCGACATTTAGatgtttcacaaaataaccTATCGGGACCCATTCTAGAGGGTTTAGAGAAGCTGCTTTTCTTGGAAAATTTGAATCTTTCATTCAATAATTTTGAGGGTGAAGTACCAATTGAAGGGGTTTTCAAAAACACAAGTGTTGTATCATTGATTGGAAATACTAAACTTTGTGGTGGTATACCAAAATTGCAATTGCCAAAATGCCCTGTAAATGTTATGAAACCAAGAAAATCCATTGGATTCAAACTTGcaattgtaattatctctattgttcaaattttccttctgttttcatcttttcttatttggatgaaaaaatcaaaaaagaaatcacCTTCAACAGTTTCAACAATGGATCTCCTTCCAAATGTTTCATATAAAGAACTCTATCAGGCAACTAGTGGATTTTCTCCAAGTAATTTAATTGGATCTGGTAGTTTTGGCTCTGTATATAAAGGACTCATTCATCCGGAAGG
This genomic window contains:
- the LOC126696623 gene encoding putative receptor-like protein kinase At3g47110 encodes the protein MTLHQYNLCASSSYSIYLHLMTLFFLICLVCLQPTITAAAPTNETDRFALLKFKESIPQDPSNILSSWNDSTHFCNWLGVKCGHRHQRVRVLDLQGYKLRGTLSPYIGNLSFLRSIFLQTNSFYGKIPQEIGHLFRLQQLYLTNNTLEGEIPSSLSNCSNLRLLDILGNKLKGKIPTKLGSLMNLKILQFGDNNLVGGIPPSLGNLSSLTQFRVAYNNLVGNIPDAIGQLSGLVVFAITSNKLSGTIPSSLYNMSSLQIFSVTNNQLNGTLPANIGLNLPSLQFFYFGLNEFSGPIPTSLCNATQLQRISLSSNKFLGSVPTNLGNLLNLLLLNLSKNYLGKSLHFITSLTNCSRLQTLDLKLNQFDGVLPNVVSNLSIQLTRLYLGKNEISGTIPGSLANLFNLIILGLNDNHFTGVIPTTFGKFEKMQALGLYGNRLSGEIPASIDNLTQLFTLVLSENRLEGTIPPTIVNCKNLQILAISQNNLNGSIPQLLIGTSSLPLVRLDLSHNSFTGKLPFEVGNLKNINQMDISNNNLSGEIPTSIGNCLNLEYLYLQANSFHGAIPSSMASLKGLRHLDVSQNNLSGPILEGLEKLLFLENLNLSFNNFEGEVPIEGVFKNTSVVSLIGNTKLCGGIPKLQLPKCPVNVMKPRKSIGFKLAIVIISIVQIFLLFSSFLIWMKKSKKKSPSTVSTMDLLPNVSYKELYQATSGFSPSNLIGSGSFGSVYKGLIHPEGRSIAVKVLNLQQKGAPKSFMVECNVLRYIRHRNLVKILTCCSSMDYSGNQFKALVFDFMTNGSLDFWLHQGLDDENQSRNLSLLQRLDVAIDVASAIDYLHNYSSQPIIHCDLKPSNVLLDNDMVAHVSDFGLARLLPITNDSSGKQTSTIGIKGSIGYVAPEYGMGGKASIEADVYSYGILLLEMFLGKRPTDDMFKDGLNLHNFAKMALPEKLVQIVDPILLPREVDEAPTAIVAAREYNNGNEIQADVESQGIPNFCQMDPNVHKYLVSILETGLACSMESPKDRMKMKEVTRELHLIKKAFLSSTIRRCEFRRIQV